A single window of Maylandia zebra isolate NMK-2024a linkage group LG2, Mzebra_GT3a, whole genome shotgun sequence DNA harbors:
- the LOC106676263 gene encoding protocadherin gamma-A2-like, which yields MHNNADGNKNVEMVLQKPLDREKQEQISLVLTAIDGGEPQMSGTMQILITVLDANDNAPVFTQQTYKATVTENSPKGTVVATVTASDADQGSNSKITYSITNKVDDVRKVFNINKENGEVTLIGNTDFEDSRGFQLNLRASDVGGLTDSCKLIVDVLDLNDNKPEINIMSKSTVISEDAKLNTVVTMINVEDRDTGERGNVQCSVSDSVPFILKSSTNHFYTLVTDSDLDRERASEYNITVTCSDEGVPSLSTSVTLTLQISDVNDNAPVFERSSYEAYIVENNTPGLSIFTVKASDADWNQNARVSYILEYSSVNGVPVSSYVSVSADSGVIHAVRSFDYEQIKDFHFRVKAQDGGSPPLSSNVTVKIMIQDQNDNPPQVLYPVQTGGSLVAEMVPRSADVGYLVTKVVAVDVDSGQNAWLSYKLQKATDRALFEVGLQNGEIRTIRQVTDKDAVKQRLTVIVEDNGQPSRSATVVVNVAVADSFPEVLSEFTDLTHDKEYNDNLTFYLVLALAVVSFLFITCLVVIISVKIYRWRQSRILYHSNLPVIPYYPPRYSDTLGTGTLPHVYNYEVCRTTDSRKSDCKFGRAGSQNVLIMDPSSTGTMQRIQSEKSILDEPDSPLEVRLPLNVFYIIIQISDCLQAL from the coding sequence ATGCATAATAATGctgatggaaataaaaatgttgagATGGTACTGCAGAAACCTTTAGACAGAGAGAAACAAGAGCAGATATCCCTCGTGCTAACAGCTATAGATGGAGGAGAGCCACAGATGTCAGGAACAATGCAGAttctcattacagttttagacGCTAATGATAATGCTCCGGTTTTTACACAGCAAACATACAAAGCTACAGTCACTGAGAATTCACCTAAAGGAACAGTTGTTGCTACTGTTACAGCGTCAGACGCAGACCAAGGTTCGAACAGTAAAATAACATATTCAATCACAAACAAAGTGGATGACGTCAGGAAAGTCTTTAACATAAACAAGGAGAACGGCGAAGTGACTTTAATTGGGAATACTGACTTCGAGGATTCACGAGGTTTTCAGTTAAATTTACGTGCTAGTGATGTTGGAGGACTAACAGATTCCTGTAAACTGATTGTTGATGTTCTGGATTTAAATGACAACAAACCTGAAATCAACATAATGTCTAAGTCGACTGTGATTTCGGAGGATGCTAAACTCAATACAGTTGTTACAATGATAAACGTTGAAGACAGGGACACTGGAGAAAGAGGGAATGTTCAATGTTCAGTTAGTGATAGTGTACCTTTCATTTTGAAATCATCAACAAATCACTTCTATACCTTAGTAACAGACAGTGAtttagacagagagagagcctCTGAGTATAACATCACTGTGACCTGCTCTGATGAGGGAGTGCCCTCCCTCTCCACCAGCGTCACTCTCACCTTACAGATCTCAGACGTTAATGATAACGCACCTGTCTTTGAGAGGAGCTCATATGAGGCCTACATTGTAGAAAACAACACACCGGGCCTCTCTATATTTACAGTCAAAGCCTCAGACGCTGACTGGAACCAGAATGCCCGTGTTTCTTACATACTGGAGTACTCCTCCGTTAACGGAGTGCCAGTCTCCTCGTATGTGTCCGTTAGTGCTGATAGTGGAGTCATCCATGCAGTGCGCTCTTTTGACTACGAGCAGATCAAAGATTTCCACTTCCGCGTGAAAGCGCAGGATGGAGGCTCTCCTCCACTCAGCAGCAACGTGACTGTGAAAATAATGATCCAAGACCAGAACGACAACCCCCCTCAGGTTCTGTACCCAGTCCAGACTGGTGGCTCTCTGGTGGCTGAAATGGTGCCTCGTTCAGCAGATGTGGGCTATCTGGTGACTAAAGTGGTGGCTGTTGATGTGGACTCTGGACAGAATGCCTGGCTCTCCTATAAACTGCAGAAAGCCACAGACAGGGCGCTGTTTGAAGTGGGCTTACAGAATGGAGAAATCAGAACTATCCGCCAAGTCACTGATAAAGATGCTGTCAAGCAAAGACTGACTGTTATAGTGGAGGACAACGGGCAGCCTTCCCGTTCAGCTACAGTCGTTGTTAACGTGGCGGTGGCGGACAGCTTCCCTGAAGTGCTGTCGGAGTTCACTGATTTGACCCacgacaaggagtacaatgACAACCTGACTTTTTACTTAGTCTTGGCTctggctgtagtttccttcctctTCATCACGTGTTTAGTGGTTATTATATCAGTCAAAATCTACAGGTGGAGACAGTCTCGCATCCTGTATCACTCCAACCTGCCTGTCATTCCATATTATCCACCACGTTACTCAGACACTTTGGGGACAGGAACTCTGCCACATGTGTACAATTACGAGGTGTGCAGGACGACTGACTCCAGAAAGAGTGACTGTAAGTTCGGCAGAGCTGGTAGTCAGAACGTGTTGATAATGGACCCCAGTTCTACAGGAACGATGCAGCGGATACAGAGTGAAAAGAGCATCCTGGATGAACCAGACTCTCCTCTTGAGGTTAGACTGCCCTTAAATGTTTTCTACATCATCATACAAATATCAGATTGCCTTCAAGCCTTATAG